CTCTATTCGCGATGCGATTCAAATGGACGGCGGCGATGTTGAATTTGTATCGTATGACGACATGACGAAGACGGCATTTGTTTCCCTTCAAGGTGCATGTGTTGGCTGTCCGGCCAGTGTCATGACGCTGAAAATGGGTGTTGAGCGGGCGATTAAGAAGGTCGCTCCAGATGTTGAATACGTGGAAGCGGTCTAAACACAACGCAATTTGATGGCGCGGTGCGGCTTGCATCGCGCCATTTTCATATGGTTCTCGCGGTATGTCCCGTGCAGGGACGTTGGCTGTTTTGACCGACGTAAAGCGGAAAGGAGACGGACGGATGCAAAGTGAGATGCGAGCTGGGCATTTGCATATTCATCTGGACAAGCGGTTCAACGGATGGCGCGTCCTCGACGTGCTGACGACCGCTTTTGCGCTGCCAGAAGCCTTTTCGCGCCGCTTGTGCGCGGCAGGGCTCGTGCGTCTTGGCAAACGAACCTTGCAGCCGGATGACACGGTACAAACCGGTGCGCGGCTGGTGCTAGAAGATCCATCCCCCGTGGCGGCGACTCCGAATACGGCAGTCGAGGACCCGGGCTTTTGTCTGCCTGCGGGCGTCGCCCCGCTTGAAATCTGCTATGAGGATGATCACGTCCTGGTCGTGAATAAGCCGGCAGGTGTCATCGTCCACTCGGATGATCCGCTGGAACTTACGCTTGATACCTTGGTTGCGCAGTATTATTGGCAGTCGGGACAATATCTGCCCGTCCGCCATGTGCATCGCCTGGACAAGCCGACGACCGGCGCAGTCGTCTACGCGAAGCACGGATTTGTGGCCAGAGCGCTCGATGCCCAGTTGACAACACATCAGATGTCTCGGCGTTATCTCGCCGTCGTCTATGGCGATGCGCTATCGAAAACGCAGACGGTCGCGAAGCCGATTGGGCGAGATCGGCATCGCGCTGGCGCGTACCGCGTATCATCAACCGGGAAACCGGCGCGTACACATATAGTGGTACAAGCAGCTTCCGTTATCGATGGCCAGCAACTATCGCTTCTGTCATGTCGGTTGGAGACCGGGCGTACGCATCAAATTCGGGTCCACTGCGCTGCGTTAGGCGCACCGATTTTAGGGGATATGCTGTATGGTGGGCGCGCAAATATTCACGCTTGGCCGCCACAACAGGCGATTGCACTGCACGCGCGGGAAGTGGCGTTTTTCCATCCATACGATGAACAAGAAGTTGTCATAAAATGTCGTCCTGGAAACGATTGGATGGCGTTTTTACGGAAAGAATGGGGAGTAGAAGATGATGTGTAGGAGTGCTTTGTCATGGAGGAACGCATGCACATAGTCGGGCATTTTTTCGCAAATCTAACCGCCCGCATCTTTAAGCACGACATCGCCTCACTCTCGGCTCAAATCTGCTTCTACGCCCTGTTTTCGTTGTTTCCGCTCCTCATCCTAATCATTTATGGAACGAGTCTGGTTGTCCCGCAGTCCAACATTCAACATTTGTTGATTACGGCGCTCAAACCTTATTATCCGAATGTCGATTACGCCAATACTGGTGGGGCAAACGACTTTATCGCGAAGAGCATTCAGTCGCTGGGCGCTGCTGGGGCGCGAATTGGCATCGTCAGTTTTCTGACGCTGACATGGTCGGCGACGAGTGCGTTTATTGCCGTCCAGCAGGCGCTCGACACGATTTTTGAAGTGGAGGACAAGCGGTCTTTTCTGGCTCGGCGGATTGTTGGGTTCACCATGCTCGTCATGCTGATTTTTGTAGCCGTGTTCTCGTCCATTGCGTTGGCGCTGTTTCCGCATATCGATCACGCCCCCTGGTGGCCCAACGTCTCAGGCTGGGCTTCGGCATTGCGTGGATTGACGCGGGTGGTTTATCCGCTGTCGCTGTTTGTCACGTGTTTTGTCTTTTATCGATATCTGCCGTCCCGCAAAGTGGATGTCAACAGCGTGCTGATTGGAGCACTCTGTGCGTCGGTGGCGCTGGATTTAGCGAGGGTGCTGTTTGTGGTATACGCCAGCCACTTTGTGAGTTACCATTTGATTTACGGTACGCTGACAGTCGTGATTATGCTGGTGTTGTGGATGTACATCGCCGGAATCATTCTGCTGTTTGGCGCGGAAATTGCCTCTTGCTTGGATTATATGGGGCAATCCAAGGACAGCTGATGGAGTGTATGAAGACGGAGTGAGTGAAATGGACGAGATCGTACTAAAAGGCATGCCCTTTTTTGCTTATCACGGTGTTTTACCGGAAGAGAACGTGACTGGTCAGCGATTTATTGTGAATACGTGGTTGAGTTGCGATTTGCGCGAAGCTGGCGTGTCCGACGACGTGGCGGACACGATTAATTACGCGCACGTGTATGCGGTTGTTCGCGAGATTGTGGAGGGCAAGCCGCGCAAATTGATCGAAGCCGTGGCAGAGGACATTGCGGCGCAACTCTTGGCGACGTTTGACCGGCTGCAGGCGGTCACCGTTGAAGTAGAGAAGCCAGGCGCGCCGATTCCGGGGATTTTTGGGCAGGTGAGCGTAAAAATCCGGCGCCATCGCACATCGGCGTAGGCGTAGGCGTTTCTGGCATAGGGCAAGGTGCCGTAAGACTTGTTGTCAGCGGATGCGGCGATAGACCACGGTCGCAAAGTAGAACATGCACGCTGTCGGGCCAAATCGGTAGATCATGTGGCGCGCCTTTTTCACCGCTGGCTGGCGCCGCACTTTGTCGTCCGACAAATACATCCCCAGCAGCCCTTGCACGATAAAGCGGTGAATTCGCCCGCCATAAGATATTTGCTTCGCCCGTCGCCAGCTTTCGTCCGCGAAGTGACGAATGCGCTTATGGGCAGTGTGTGCATCTGGATAACAAGCGACAAAGTTGAAATCCCCTTCGCGCGCGTCTTCCTCCAAATCGATTAGGTAATCCAGCAGGATGTGAAGTCCGCAAATCCACGGAAAATAGTGCGTATGTGTCTCTTCCACGGTACGCGCATCAATCTCCTCGGTAGCGGCCAGAAACAACGTAAACATCCCCAGAGTCGAACCAGTGGCGCAGGCAAACTCCCACCATAGAAGCGCGTCTTCGTACGGCTTGAGAAACGGTGTGCTCCAGTCGATGAGCGTCTGACTGCGCTTATCGGGCTGGATGTGTTTGTGCTCCTGAAGTTCACAGTAGCGCTCCACATACCACTCGACGTGCTTCTGGACGATGTGATAGTTCGGCAATTCACCTACGCAACGCTGGCAGGTTTGTACCAATTCTGCCAAATAGCCACCGTCGTCCGGGTTCCCTCGAAAGGCGTAGTACGCCCGAAGTGGTGCGCCAGGGACAACCGCATCGCGCATGGCGTCGTGAAGTCGGCGAAAATCTATCGGATCATATCGATCACACCGGTCACACAGGTTATCGAGATAATCACTGATGGTTTGCAGCGCCACAATTAACTCGACGAGTGTCGGTGCGTATTCGCGGGTGGCGGCTGCGTAGACGCTACCTCCGTCCGCATGGAATCGCTTGTGCTGAAGGCTGGACAACGCCTGGCTTCGCAACACCTCATTTGGAATTGTCTTCGCACGCGTCGTCCAACGCTCGATTTGTTTTCTTGAAAGCGGCATGACGTCGTGAAATAGGCGGTATAGGAAGCGCGTGGGTCGTGTCGGTGTCGCAGATGTCAAGCGGTTTCCCCCGTCCCTATACATGTGGTGTTCGCATGGATGGCTGATGCTCATTTCGTCAGAAACTGAGTGACAGAGCCAGCCCAACCAAGGACTTTTTTCGCATTCTCCATTGTGACCCAATTTTTTAGGTCGAATTCTCCGGATGAGGGATTTGTCGCCGCCGTTGGTTTTTCTGTCACTGATTTGTTAGCGTTGCCGGTGGAATGAGCGCTTTTGCTTGGGGCGCTCTGGCTCGTTTGTGACGCAGGTGCATGGCTCCCTGGTGCAAATGGAATGGGATGATTCTGTTTAGGCCAGTGATTCGGCGTCGAAGCGGCTGTGTGGGACGTCGACGAAGTCCCCTGTGTCTGCGCGTGTGGGGGCACTCCAAGGAGACCGCGACGCCTTGCTCCGTGATGCACGATACCGGCGAGTTCGCGCACTTTTTGGTCGCTGGCTACATCGAACGCCAGGCTGCCGAGTTTGATGAACGTATTCCACTGCACAATGCCCACCTCCTAGCATGGTTGTTTTATCGTATGCAAAGGTGCGCGGCGAGCGTGGACGTTTCTCCATGGGCCCTTCCGTTTTGGCCCCAGGCAGGTGCAGCCTGGCTGTCCGATGAACCGCCTTCTAGTTCAGGATACGAGTGGCGACTGGATGTAGGCCAGGATCAGTGCCAACGTATTTTCTAGTGCGTCCCGATGGGTGCGTTCATACGCGTGCGAATTTGCGACACCTGGTCCAATTAGCCCATGCCGCACATCGGCGCCCGCCCGCAGCGCAGCGGATGCATCAGAACTGTAGTAGGGGTAAATGTCGACGGCATAATGGAGCCCGTTCGCTTTCGCGAGCGCTACCAAATGTCGGCGGAGTCCCTCGTGGTAGGGGCCTGATCCGTCAAGTGCGCAGATGGAGACGCTGTGTTCATCTGTCGCCAGCCCGTCGCCAATGGCACCCATGTCGACCGCTAGGTACTCGACGATTTCATCTGCGATGTTGGAGTTGCCGCCATAGCCGATTTCTTCGTTGTTGCTGATGAGAATGTCCAATCCGTGCGGCAATTCGTGTTTACTGGATTGCAGCTCGCGCAGCACGCCAAAGAGGATGGCGACGCTGGCCTTGTCGTCGAGGTGGCGGCTTTTGATATAACCCGTATCGGTAATGGCCACGCGCGGATCCCACGCGACAAAATCACCCACCTCGACACCTAACGCTAAGGCCTCTTGTTTCGTTTTGACGGGCGCATCCAGGACAATTTCCATGTTCTCGTCCGTGCGCTTGATGTCGCCGACTTCGCGATTGACGTGCACGGAGGTGTTATGCAGGATGATGGTACCTGTGAGCACTTGGCCTGATCCGGTCAACACCTGACAGTATTCACCTTCGACTGTATTCCACGCGTAACCGCCGATTCGGTGTACGCGCAGCCGGCCATTTTCCAGAATTTCTTTGACCATGCCACCGAGCGTGTCGACGTGGGCTGTCAGAAACCGCCGGTTTTGATTGTCTGCACCGGGGACCTGAATCAATAAACCACCTTTTTTCGTCAACGTTGGCTGGTAACCAAGCTTTGCTGCCTCTTTGGCTAAGAGGGAGATGATGCCCTTCGTGTGACCAGTTGGCGATGGCGTATTCAAGATTCGGACTAATAAATCTTCAACGTATGGACCGTGAGACATGGTATGTAGCCTCCAGTATGACACAAGGAATTGTCTTTGCATTGTATCACATGGAACAGTATCCATTGCTCGCACGGTGCGCACATACGAGATTTGACGTATGATACGGTAAGGTGAAAAAAGTTCGTCGTAAAGGGAGTTTCTGAAGCAATGCAGGTAATGATGGATAAACCACAACTGCTCGAACGCTATGAACGGGTCGGGCAATGGTTAGAGAATAGAGGGGACAAGCTTCACGCTGGCCGGATACACGATGTCCTCAGGGAGTTGGCCGCGGACCACGCCAGCACGAGTGTCGCGTTTTGCGGTCTGTTTTCGGCCGGAAAATCGAGTCTCATCAATGCCTTGTGTGCGTCGAATGCGCTCCAGACCGGCGCAGTGCCGACGACGGCTGCGGTTCACGCCGTGACGTTGCCAGGGACGAATGGGCGCGTACAGTTACTGGACACCCCAGGTGTCGACTCGACGGATGAGGCGCATCGCGAAGCGACGATGAATGCGCTGCATCGCGCGGATTTGATGGTGCTCGTCGCAGATTATCAGCATGTCGAGGCCGAGGAAAATCTCGAGTTGTTGCGGGCGTTTTCGGAAGAGGGCAAACGAATTGTGTTTGTCGTCAATCAGGTGGATAAACACCTCGATTTTGAATTGACGTTTGCCGAGTTTCGCGAGCATGTGGAAGCTGCGCTGGAGGACTACGGCATTGAACTCGAGCACATCTTCTATACGTCGACAACGCAATCGCCTTACAGCGAATTGAACGCGTTTCGCGATTTTTTGGCGGGGTTGCAGAATGTAGACGACGCAACCCACGTGGAGCAAGTTCAGAAGCGGCTCGACGAGATTATTCGCGACGCGGTTCATGAACAGCTTGCAGGCGAGCGAGCATCTTTCGCGGCGCAGGTGCGCGACTTGTTTGGCAGCGAGCCGATGGATGAAAGGGAACTCGCGAACTGGCTGACGCAGGAAGCGCAAGCGCTCACGCAGTTGGAGGAGGCGTTTCAACAGGACAATGCGGCCTTTGTCGACACCCAGCGCGCGATGCGCGAAAGCTGGGTGCGCTTGGTCGAGTTAGCGCAGATTGCACCTTATGAGACGACGGAGAAGGGGCGGTTCTTCGTAGAGAGTCTGCGGCCGGACTTCAAAGTTGGTTTCCTCCGATCCGCCGCCAAAACCGCTGCCGAACAGACGCGCCGCGGCGAGGCGTTCATTGAGGATTTGACTGGACGCGTCACCAACTATCTCCTGGTGCCGCTGCGGAATCAAATCGCCAAGGATATCCGCCAGCTGGCCTTTGGGCAGGATAGCTGGTTGTCGCAACTCGAAGGGTTGACGGTGGATGTCACGTTGGACTATGTTCGCAAGTTGGTGAAGCCAGGCGCCTTGGTGTCGTCGCAGTATCCGTATCAGTACGTCAAGGACGTTGTGGCGCGCATCAAGCGCGATGTCCTAGGCCAATTGAGCGGATTGGTCGACGTGTGGTTTCGCGAGGCCGATGCGGCTTACAAAACGTATCACGCGGACAAGTGGCATAGAATAGAAGAACAGCGCCAGCGCGTCGCGGCGCTCAAACAACTCGACGGTGTTTTGCGCAAGGAGCGCGAGTGGGTTGATGCGCTGTGTAGCGGGGAGGTACCGAATCCGTGACGACATCGAATCATCGTTCTGAACAGCGTCTGCGCGAGTTGTTGCGCGACGTGCAAACAAAACTGCAAACTCTACCGGATATTTCGTTGCGCGAAGTGATGGATGTAGAACAGCGACTTGCGCGACGCGATTATCTCGTCGCGGTCTTTGGAGCGTTTTCCGCAGGGAAGTCGTCGCTTTTAAATGCGTTGTTTGGCGAGTCGTTGCTCACTGTGTCACCGAACCCAACAACCGCCGCAGTGACGCAATTGCAAGCGGAGGATGAGCGTCAAGCGCAGATCGTCGTCTCGGCGAAGACCGAGGAGGAATTGTGGCGCGATGTCGCAAGCGCCTTTTCGGCGTTGCACGAACAATTTTCAGGACTCGATGAGGCCATTGCTCGCGCTGGCGCGATGAACGCCAAGGATTACCCGACATCGCTGCGCCGTCACGTTCGCTTTCTCAAGGCCATTTACGAAGGCTACCCAGTCATGCGCGACCGCCTGGGGACAGCGTGGACGACAACGCTGGATGAACTCAAGTCGTTTACCGCCATCGAAGCGAATGCAGCATACGTGGCAAGGGTGGATGTGTACGCCGACCATCCATGGCTTCGCAAAGGGTTTATCTTTGTGGATACGCCGGGGGTCGACTCGATTCATCGGCGCCATACCGATGTCGCGTTCCGCTATATGCGGCATGCCGACGCCGTGATTTTTGTCATGTACTACACCCACGCCTTCACGCAGGGAGATAGAGATTTCTTGCTGCAGCTCGCCGGCGTGCAAGATGTCGCCAAGACCAACAAACTGTTCGCGGTGATTAACGCGGTCGATCTCGCCAAGTCCGCGGAGGAACGCGATGCAGTCCGCACGCGCGTTTCCAGCGAGTTGCGCCGCTTGGGAATTCGTGAGCCGCGCGTCTATGAGGTGTCCGCGCAGATTGGCTTGGCGGCACGGCGTCTCTCTGCGGCGCCGGACGACGAACAGTATCAGGCGATGGCGCGCACTCGATTGCAGTTGGACAGCGCTGCGCCTCTTCCAAATGTGGATGAAATGCTTGCTGCCTCTGGGTTGACTGCACTCGAACGCGAGTTGACGGAGTACGTGCAAACCGAGGGTGACCAGCTCGCGGCGGACATGGTGCGCCGGGCGCTTGCCCAAGTCGCGTCGCAAGTCGACCATCTGCTCTCAGACGAAGTCGCCCGTCAGGCGGATGACGAATCGTTCCGAAGCCGTCGGCAGAATGAACTCGCCAAGTTGCGTGAAACGTTGAGAGAGGCGCATGCGCGCGATACGGATCGCGCATCGTCGCTGTTAGGGCAATACGTTCACGACTTGGAAGAGCTCGTGTTTCATGCCTCCGAGCGAATTCGCTTGCGTTATCGCGATTTGTTTCGCGAGGCGTTCCACCCAGGGCAATTTCGTGTCGGACGCAGTCAAGACAAGCTGCGGGAGGCAGGTGAGGCGTTGTCCGACGCACTCGCTAGGCAAATTGACATTGAGACGAGGACCTTCTCGTTGCGGGCGGCTGCATTGGCCGAGCGAAACCTTCGTCGCGCGGCGGAGGTGTGGGGCGACGCGTTTGACGAGCACGCGCTCCAGGCGCCGGCGCTGGAAGAACCGGATTTCTCTGGGGTCGTTGTCGAATCTGTCGCTTCCAGCGTTCCAGCTGACACGTTGCAGCCCTTTTATCGGCACTTCTCTTCGACAAAGCAATTTTTCGAAGGCGATGGGCAACGGAAGATGATGGATGAGAGTGAACCGGCTGTGATGGAGGTCGTCAAGGCGAGTATGGAGAAGGCGACGCGGGCAGTGCTGGAAGATGCAATCAGCCGTCTGCAATCGGCTTTGGAAGTGATGTACGCTGCGTTTGAAAGCCAGTTGGACACGGCTGAACAGGCCGCGTTGCGACCGTTTGACGCAGGGCGGCTAGAGGCATTACAGCGTGCGCAGGCGTATCTTCGAGCGGTGCGTGTATGACGCAGCCACCAAGACGTCGAGAATGGTTTCTGAGATGACACGCTCGTGCGGTGTTCGGCAGACGTCTACATAAACTTGTTCCCTACTGCGTTGACAGATACAATGTAGGCACAGGTGTTAGGGTTGGAATATATTGTTTTGTTTGTTTTGAGCGAATCGTTACAAATCGTGCGCGCCGCTGCACAGGCATAGCGCGTTACTTCGTTCAGAGGCAATCGATGAGGAGGAACACACGATGGGGCGTCGCTGGGATGATTTCGACGATTGGCCAAAGGCTCGACGCAGAGGTCGGAAAACTGCCATCATGTGGCCCGCAATCGGTCTCGGTTTAGCAGTGTTTTACGTGCTTGGCGTGTGGACGGGGGCGGGTATCGCGCATTCGGGAGGATCGAATGTCGTGTACCTGCCGTCGCAGAGTGCGCCGAGTTCCAACGCGCAGAGTGGAGCGGGTTCTGCGGATCCGTCGCTGTCGGATTCAACCTTGGTGACGGATATCTACAATGAGGTCAAAGGCAGCATTTTCACGATTACGGCGGTGAATGGCAGCGGGGGGCAGGATACCGACCCTCAGGAGGACATCGGCACGGGCTTTCTGATTGACAACCGTGGGGATGTCGCGACCAACGCACACGTCGTCGGGTCTGCCAAGACGGTGGAGTTGAGTGTGGGCGACGAGAAGTTCAAGGGGACTGTCGTCAATGCCGATACACTCGACGACTTGGCCATTGTTCACATCAATGCGCCTGCGTCGATGCGCCCGCTCACGCTAGGGTCCGCAAAGACGTTGCAGCCGGGGAATCTGGTTGTGGCGATTGGCAACCCGTTCGAACTTACGGCGAGTGTCAGTTCGGGGATTGTCAGCGGCCTGAACCGCTCGATGTCGGAGTCTGGTGGACATGTGATGAACGGGATGATTCAAACGGATGCGCCACTCAATCCAGGCAATTCCGGTGGACCATTGCTCAATGCCAGCGGTCAGGTGGTCGGTATCAACACCTTAATTGAAAGCCCGATTGAAGGCTCCATTGGGATTGGCTTTGCGATTCCGATTGACCGCTTAGTGGCGCTTGAACAGAAATTGCTTTCCGGCAAGAGCATTCAGCATGCGTGGTTGGGCATTGAAGGGATGGACATCGATTCCCTGATGCAACAGGAGATGAAATTGGCAAGCAGCAGTGGCGTCTATGTCACCTCTGTCACGAAGGGAAGCCCAGCCGCAAAAGCTGGTCTGCGCGGGGATACCAACGCCGCTAAGTTGAATAACGCGAGTGATTCGGCGGATCCGTTTAAAATCCTCAAGGGTGATGGCGACATTATTGTCGGTATCGACGGGAAAAAGGTCACCACGATAGAGCAATTGACGCAG
Above is a genomic segment from Alicyclobacillus acidoterrestris containing:
- a CDS encoding YihY/virulence factor BrkB family protein, which translates into the protein MEERMHIVGHFFANLTARIFKHDIASLSAQICFYALFSLFPLLILIIYGTSLVVPQSNIQHLLITALKPYYPNVDYANTGGANDFIAKSIQSLGAAGARIGIVSFLTLTWSATSAFIAVQQALDTIFEVEDKRSFLARRIVGFTMLVMLIFVAVFSSIALALFPHIDHAPWWPNVSGWASALRGLTRVVYPLSLFVTCFVFYRYLPSRKVDVNSVLIGALCASVALDLARVLFVVYASHFVSYHLIYGTLTVVIMLVLWMYIAGIILLFGAEIASCLDYMGQSKDS
- a CDS encoding S1C family serine protease codes for the protein MGRRWDDFDDWPKARRRGRKTAIMWPAIGLGLAVFYVLGVWTGAGIAHSGGSNVVYLPSQSAPSSNAQSGAGSADPSLSDSTLVTDIYNEVKGSIFTITAVNGSGGQDTDPQEDIGTGFLIDNRGDVATNAHVVGSAKTVELSVGDEKFKGTVVNADTLDDLAIVHINAPASMRPLTLGSAKTLQPGNLVVAIGNPFELTASVSSGIVSGLNRSMSESGGHVMNGMIQTDAPLNPGNSGGPLLNASGQVVGINTLIESPIEGSIGIGFAIPIDRLVALEQKLLSGKSIQHAWLGIEGMDIDSLMQQEMKLASSSGVYVTSVTKGSPAAKAGLRGDTNAAKLNNASDSADPFKILKGDGDIIVGIDGKKVTTIEQLTQYIDSDEPGQTVTLSVLRGGTQTSVKVTLAPWPSNQ
- a CDS encoding dynamin family protein; its protein translation is MTTSNHRSEQRLRELLRDVQTKLQTLPDISLREVMDVEQRLARRDYLVAVFGAFSAGKSSLLNALFGESLLTVSPNPTTAAVTQLQAEDERQAQIVVSAKTEEELWRDVASAFSALHEQFSGLDEAIARAGAMNAKDYPTSLRRHVRFLKAIYEGYPVMRDRLGTAWTTTLDELKSFTAIEANAAYVARVDVYADHPWLRKGFIFVDTPGVDSIHRRHTDVAFRYMRHADAVIFVMYYTHAFTQGDRDFLLQLAGVQDVAKTNKLFAVINAVDLAKSAEERDAVRTRVSSELRRLGIREPRVYEVSAQIGLAARRLSAAPDDEQYQAMARTRLQLDSAAPLPNVDEMLAASGLTALERELTEYVQTEGDQLAADMVRRALAQVASQVDHLLSDEVARQADDESFRSRRQNELAKLRETLREAHARDTDRASSLLGQYVHDLEELVFHASERIRLRYRDLFREAFHPGQFRVGRSQDKLREAGEALSDALARQIDIETRTFSLRAAALAERNLRRAAEVWGDAFDEHALQAPALEEPDFSGVVVESVASSVPADTLQPFYRHFSSTKQFFEGDGQRKMMDESEPAVMEVVKASMEKATRAVLEDAISRLQSALEVMYAAFESQLDTAEQAALRPFDAGRLEALQRAQAYLRAVRV
- a CDS encoding dynamin family protein codes for the protein MQVMMDKPQLLERYERVGQWLENRGDKLHAGRIHDVLRELAADHASTSVAFCGLFSAGKSSLINALCASNALQTGAVPTTAAVHAVTLPGTNGRVQLLDTPGVDSTDEAHREATMNALHRADLMVLVADYQHVEAEENLELLRAFSEEGKRIVFVVNQVDKHLDFELTFAEFREHVEAALEDYGIELEHIFYTSTTQSPYSELNAFRDFLAGLQNVDDATHVEQVQKRLDEIIRDAVHEQLAGERASFAAQVRDLFGSEPMDERELANWLTQEAQALTQLEEAFQQDNAAFVDTQRAMRESWVRLVELAQIAPYETTEKGRFFVESLRPDFKVGFLRSAAKTAAEQTRRGEAFIEDLTGRVTNYLLVPLRNQIAKDIRQLAFGQDSWLSQLEGLTVDVTLDYVRKLVKPGALVSSQYPYQYVKDVVARIKRDVLGQLSGLVDVWFREADAAYKTYHADKWHRIEEQRQRVAALKQLDGVLRKEREWVDALCSGEVPNP
- a CDS encoding tetraprenyl-beta-curcumene synthase family protein, with translation MTSATPTRPTRFLYRLFHDVMPLSRKQIERWTTRAKTIPNEVLRSQALSSLQHKRFHADGGSVYAAATREYAPTLVELIVALQTISDYLDNLCDRCDRYDPIDFRRLHDAMRDAVVPGAPLRAYYAFRGNPDDGGYLAELVQTCQRCVGELPNYHIVQKHVEWYVERYCELQEHKHIQPDKRSQTLIDWSTPFLKPYEDALLWWEFACATGSTLGMFTLFLAATEEIDARTVEETHTHYFPWICGLHILLDYLIDLEEDAREGDFNFVACYPDAHTAHKRIRHFADESWRRAKQISYGGRIHRFIVQGLLGMYLSDDKVRRQPAVKKARHMIYRFGPTACMFYFATVVYRRIR
- a CDS encoding RluA family pseudouridine synthase, which encodes MQSEMRAGHLHIHLDKRFNGWRVLDVLTTAFALPEAFSRRLCAAGLVRLGKRTLQPDDTVQTGARLVLEDPSPVAATPNTAVEDPGFCLPAGVAPLEICYEDDHVLVVNKPAGVIVHSDDPLELTLDTLVAQYYWQSGQYLPVRHVHRLDKPTTGAVVYAKHGFVARALDAQLTTHQMSRRYLAVVYGDALSKTQTVAKPIGRDRHRAGAYRVSSTGKPARTHIVVQAASVIDGQQLSLLSCRLETGRTHQIRVHCAALGAPILGDMLYGGRANIHAWPPQQAIALHAREVAFFHPYDEQEVVIKCRPGNDWMAFLRKEWGVEDDV
- the folB gene encoding dihydroneopterin aldolase; protein product: MDEIVLKGMPFFAYHGVLPEENVTGQRFIVNTWLSCDLREAGVSDDVADTINYAHVYAVVREIVEGKPRKLIEAVAEDIAAQLLATFDRLQAVTVEVEKPGAPIPGIFGQVSVKIRRHRTSA
- a CDS encoding NifU family protein, coding for MSMESTTSIEERIQEALASIRDAIQMDGGDVEFVSYDDMTKTAFVSLQGACVGCPASVMTLKMGVERAIKKVAPDVEYVEAV
- a CDS encoding M42 family metallopeptidase, translated to MSHGPYVEDLLVRILNTPSPTGHTKGIISLLAKEAAKLGYQPTLTKKGGLLIQVPGADNQNRRFLTAHVDTLGGMVKEILENGRLRVHRIGGYAWNTVEGEYCQVLTGSGQVLTGTIILHNTSVHVNREVGDIKRTDENMEIVLDAPVKTKQEALALGVEVGDFVAWDPRVAITDTGYIKSRHLDDKASVAILFGVLRELQSSKHELPHGLDILISNNEEIGYGGNSNIADEIVEYLAVDMGAIGDGLATDEHSVSICALDGSGPYHEGLRRHLVALAKANGLHYAVDIYPYYSSDASAALRAGADVRHGLIGPGVANSHAYERTHRDALENTLALILAYIQSPLVS